The proteins below are encoded in one region of Fibrella aestuarina BUZ 2:
- a CDS encoding MBL fold metallo-hydrolase gives MVHAFEFSPFQENTYVIADETTREAVIIDPGCYEQAEKEQLAEFIASQNLTVRYLLLTHAHLDHVFGAAFVKRKYGVELYLNENDVPILTDVPNRCRAFGLRGCELVERDQNLAEGDIIRFGNIELAVIETPGHAPGHVAFINHAERYVIGGDVLFRGSVGRTDLPYGDFDTLLTSIQTKFYTLPDDYVVYAGHMQPTTIGQEKRSNPFTKGM, from the coding sequence ATGGTACACGCGTTTGAGTTCTCGCCGTTTCAGGAAAACACGTACGTCATCGCCGACGAAACGACCCGCGAGGCGGTTATTATTGATCCCGGTTGCTACGAGCAGGCCGAAAAAGAGCAACTGGCCGAGTTTATCGCCAGCCAGAACCTGACCGTTCGCTACCTGCTGCTGACCCACGCTCACCTCGACCATGTGTTTGGGGCGGCCTTTGTCAAGCGCAAATACGGCGTCGAGCTGTACCTCAACGAAAACGACGTACCCATCCTGACCGACGTACCCAACCGCTGCCGGGCCTTCGGCCTGCGCGGCTGCGAACTGGTCGAGCGCGACCAGAATCTGGCCGAAGGCGATATCATCCGGTTTGGCAACATCGAACTGGCCGTGATCGAAACGCCGGGGCATGCGCCGGGACACGTAGCCTTCATCAACCACGCCGAACGGTATGTGATTGGCGGCGATGTGCTGTTCCGGGGTAGCGTAGGCCGCACTGATCTGCCCTACGGCGACTTCGACACGCTGCTGACCAGCATTCAAACGAAATTCTACACGCTCCCCGACGATTATGTGGTGTATGCAGGCCATATGCAACCCACCACCATCGGCCAGGAAAAGCGGTCAAATCCATTTACCAAAGGAATGTAG
- the pssA gene encoding CDP-diacylglycerol--serine O-phosphatidyltransferase yields the protein MLKHVPNAMTCGNLLCGCLGILFTMQGELVTAAWLIILAGVLDFGDGFVARAVGASGPFGKELDSLADVVTFGVLPSFILLQLLRGDTPGQPITFGWPLLSFAIAVCGALRLARFNIDTRQTDQFLGVPIPANAITAASFPMIVAFQPQYAPIVLSPIFLYGYIVIMSLLMVSELPLMAFKFKSFGWAANQIKYSFLFASVLLIVLLHYAAIPLIILLYILLSVLTNQREGSPASH from the coding sequence ATGCTCAAACACGTACCCAACGCCATGACCTGCGGCAACCTGCTTTGCGGGTGTCTGGGCATTCTCTTCACCATGCAGGGCGAGCTCGTCACGGCTGCCTGGCTCATCATTCTGGCGGGAGTGCTCGACTTTGGCGACGGATTCGTGGCACGGGCCGTGGGGGCATCGGGGCCGTTTGGCAAAGAGCTCGATTCGCTCGCCGACGTGGTTACGTTTGGCGTGCTGCCTTCGTTCATCCTTCTCCAATTGCTGCGCGGCGACACACCGGGCCAGCCCATCACATTCGGCTGGCCGCTGCTGTCATTTGCCATCGCGGTTTGTGGGGCGCTGCGGCTGGCGCGGTTCAACATCGATACCCGACAGACCGACCAGTTTCTGGGCGTACCCATTCCGGCCAATGCCATCACGGCGGCCTCGTTTCCGATGATCGTGGCCTTCCAGCCGCAGTACGCGCCCATCGTACTGAGCCCCATCTTTCTGTACGGCTACATCGTGATCATGTCGCTGCTGATGGTGTCGGAGCTGCCTTTGATGGCATTCAAATTCAAGTCGTTTGGCTGGGCGGCCAACCAGATCAAATACAGTTTCCTCTTCGCCTCGGTGCTGCTGATCGTCCTCCTCCACTACGCCGCCATTCCGCTGATTATCCTGCTGTACATCCTGCTGTCTGTGCTGACAAACCAGCGGGAAGGCTCCCCAGCCAGCCACTAA
- the purS gene encoding phosphoribosylformylglycinamidine synthase subunit PurS: MKFFAEIDIMPQKEILDPQGKAVKLGLHNLNMDTIDNVRIGKHIRLEVDAASEEDARTTIDAACRQLLANLIMEEYSFTLKAA; the protein is encoded by the coding sequence ATGAAATTCTTCGCTGAAATCGACATCATGCCCCAGAAAGAAATTCTGGACCCCCAGGGTAAAGCCGTTAAGCTGGGTTTGCACAACCTGAATATGGATACCATCGACAACGTCAGGATTGGCAAACATATCCGGCTGGAAGTCGACGCGGCCAGCGAAGAAGACGCCCGCACGACGATCGACGCCGCCTGTCGTCAGTTGCTGGCCAACCTGATCATGGAAGAATACAGTTTTACGCTGAAGGCGGCGTAA
- a CDS encoding 3-oxoacyl-ACP synthase III family protein: protein MTPIYARITGLGFYVPDNVVTNDDLTQYMETSDTWIQERTGIRQRRYFTYGKDTNASMATAASRMALDRAGLQAADVDLIVYATITPDYYFPGSAFLMQRELGLEGTAVIDIRQQCSGFVYALSIADQFIRGGMYKTVLVVGSEIQSTYLNKSTEGRNVAVIFGDGAGAAVLQATTDPEHRILSTHLHADGRYAEDLMVKEPGSSSHAERWVTPETLTDNQYGVTMNGNAVFKHAVVRFMEVINEALEANGKTADDLDLLVPHQANIRISDYVRQQLNLPESKVYNNIDRYGNTTAASIPIALTEAYEAGLLQPGNLICLAAFGSGFTWASALIRW, encoded by the coding sequence ATGACACCGATTTATGCACGCATCACGGGGTTGGGCTTTTACGTACCCGACAACGTGGTCACCAACGATGACCTGACGCAGTACATGGAAACCTCCGACACCTGGATTCAGGAGCGGACGGGCATCCGGCAGCGTCGGTATTTTACGTACGGCAAAGACACCAACGCCAGCATGGCCACCGCCGCCAGCCGCATGGCACTCGACCGGGCGGGTTTGCAAGCCGCTGACGTTGATCTGATCGTCTACGCCACCATTACGCCCGATTACTATTTTCCCGGTTCGGCGTTTCTGATGCAGCGCGAGCTGGGTCTGGAAGGCACCGCCGTGATCGACATCCGCCAGCAGTGTTCGGGTTTCGTGTATGCGCTGTCGATCGCTGATCAGTTTATCCGGGGCGGCATGTACAAAACCGTACTCGTCGTGGGCTCCGAAATCCAGTCGACGTACCTGAACAAGAGCACCGAGGGCCGCAACGTAGCCGTGATTTTCGGAGACGGGGCTGGCGCTGCCGTTCTACAGGCTACCACCGACCCCGAACACCGGATTCTGAGCACGCATCTGCACGCCGACGGTCGCTATGCCGAAGACCTGATGGTGAAAGAGCCCGGTAGCAGCAGTCACGCCGAGCGTTGGGTAACCCCCGAAACCCTGACCGACAACCAGTATGGCGTGACCATGAACGGCAACGCGGTCTTCAAGCATGCCGTGGTGCGCTTCATGGAAGTAATCAACGAAGCGCTGGAGGCTAACGGCAAAACCGCCGACGACCTCGACCTGCTCGTGCCGCATCAGGCCAATATTCGCATCTCTGACTACGTACGGCAGCAGTTAAATCTGCCCGAAAGCAAAGTCTACAACAACATCGATCGCTACGGCAATACCACTGCCGCGTCCATCCCCATCGCCCTTACCGAGGCTTACGAGGCAGGCCTGCTCCAACCCGGCAACCTGATTTGTCTCGCCGCGTTCGGCAGCGGCTTCACCTGGGCTTCGGCGCTGATTCGCTGGTAA
- a CDS encoding AraC family transcriptional regulator, giving the protein MRLQFEKIDPQPDSSFKIVHLTQPQTCWVYWHYHPEYEIVYIPEGNGRRHVGQHVSAYDDGELVFIGPNVPHLNFSYDKEGPYEEVVVQLRDDFMGPDFLLKPEMEAVRRLFERAGQGLAFGPDTKRAVGPLLRQLPYQSGFDRLLTLLTVFQRMGQAPDIQPLQAEGIQFAVDPKEEQRINRIYRYVAEHYTEAIDLRTVADLANLTVPAFCRYFKRMTHLTFTDFVNEYRVSQARQRLHTDQPIATIGTDVGYTNLSHFNKTFKALTGQTPSAYRKGLI; this is encoded by the coding sequence ATGCGCCTGCAATTCGAAAAGATAGATCCCCAGCCCGATAGTTCGTTTAAGATTGTGCACCTGACGCAGCCGCAAACCTGCTGGGTCTACTGGCATTATCATCCAGAATATGAGATCGTCTATATCCCGGAAGGCAACGGGCGGCGGCATGTGGGGCAGCACGTATCGGCCTACGACGACGGGGAACTGGTGTTCATCGGCCCGAACGTACCTCACCTGAACTTCAGCTACGACAAAGAAGGACCGTATGAAGAGGTGGTGGTGCAGCTGCGCGACGATTTTATGGGTCCCGATTTTTTGCTTAAACCCGAGATGGAGGCGGTGCGGCGGTTGTTTGAACGGGCCGGACAAGGCTTAGCCTTTGGGCCTGATACCAAGCGGGCGGTGGGGCCACTGTTACGGCAACTGCCCTACCAGTCGGGTTTCGACCGACTACTAACTCTGCTGACGGTGTTTCAGCGAATGGGGCAGGCGCCCGACATTCAGCCCCTACAGGCCGAGGGCATTCAGTTTGCGGTCGACCCGAAGGAAGAACAGCGCATCAACCGGATCTACAGGTACGTTGCCGAGCATTATACCGAGGCCATTGACCTGCGTACGGTGGCCGATCTGGCCAACCTGACGGTGCCTGCGTTCTGCCGTTATTTCAAGCGAATGACCCACCTGACCTTCACCGACTTTGTCAACGAATACCGCGTCAGTCAGGCCCGGCAGCGGCTGCACACCGATCAGCCCATCGCGACGATCGGCACCGACGTGGGGTATACCAACCTATCGCATTTCAACAAAACCTTCAAAGCCCTAACCGGCCAAACCCCCAGCGCGTACCGGAAAGGACTAATTTGA
- a CDS encoding MFS transporter: MNTTASRPQNPFVRNVATFFGSAQARAVGLVFASDSVLFGSWVSHIPHVKASLHLDDAQLGMTLFAMPAGLLTMNPLTGWLIGRLGPVQACFWAAIFLCLFMCIPVNAPNVWVLVGGLYGVGLSAALINVGMNTLATDVEKAHGISIMSSCHGMWSVGGMVGSAVAGVAIAQHVPPGVHVALMALLVLGLTFLIRPALQSIPLTVPEKASSFVRPNIDLFLMILIGLALAMGEGVAFDWSAVYLRETLGASSQVAALGFGAFSLTMTLGRFTGDVIIPHIGGRRWLFIGGIVGAVGLLLAVLFPYPPVALIGFALLGAGCSLGAPILYGAALRVPGIAPAAGLATFATFSFIGFLAGPPIIGFVADAFGLPWGLVFVAATLLISAGLSRIVNLF, translated from the coding sequence ATGAATACGACCGCTTCACGACCCCAAAACCCCTTCGTCCGTAACGTAGCCACTTTCTTCGGCAGCGCACAGGCGCGGGCTGTCGGGCTGGTATTTGCGTCGGACAGTGTGCTGTTTGGCAGTTGGGTATCGCACATCCCGCATGTGAAAGCGAGCCTGCACCTCGACGACGCCCAACTGGGTATGACGCTCTTTGCAATGCCCGCCGGTTTGCTGACGATGAACCCGCTCACGGGCTGGCTCATTGGGCGGCTGGGGCCGGTGCAGGCCTGTTTCTGGGCCGCTATTTTCCTATGTCTGTTTATGTGCATTCCCGTCAATGCCCCCAACGTGTGGGTGCTGGTTGGCGGGTTGTATGGTGTCGGCCTGAGCGCCGCCCTCATTAACGTGGGTATGAACACGCTGGCTACCGACGTAGAAAAAGCGCATGGTATCTCCATCATGTCGTCGTGCCACGGTATGTGGAGCGTAGGCGGTATGGTTGGCTCGGCCGTGGCCGGGGTAGCGATTGCGCAGCATGTACCACCGGGTGTGCACGTAGCCCTCATGGCCCTGCTGGTGTTGGGCCTGACTTTCCTGATCCGGCCGGCCTTGCAAAGCATCCCGCTGACCGTTCCCGAAAAGGCCTCTTCGTTTGTGCGCCCCAACATCGACCTGTTCCTGATGATTCTGATCGGACTGGCGCTAGCGATGGGCGAAGGCGTTGCGTTTGACTGGAGCGCCGTTTACCTGCGCGAAACCCTTGGCGCGAGCAGTCAGGTAGCGGCGTTGGGCTTCGGTGCCTTCTCGCTGACGATGACGCTGGGCCGTTTCACTGGCGATGTCATCATTCCCCATATCGGCGGGCGTCGCTGGCTGTTCATCGGCGGTATCGTCGGGGCAGTGGGTCTGTTGCTGGCGGTGCTGTTCCCCTACCCGCCCGTGGCGCTGATCGGCTTTGCGCTGCTGGGCGCTGGCTGCTCGCTGGGTGCGCCCATCCTCTACGGTGCTGCCCTGCGCGTGCCGGGCATTGCGCCTGCCGCTGGTCTGGCTACGTTTGCCACTTTCAGTTTCATTGGTTTTCTGGCTGGGCCGCCCATTATCGGGTTTGTGGCCGACGCCTTCGGGCTTCCCTGGGGGCTGGTTTTTGTCGCTGCAACCTTGCTCATCTCGGCCGGCCTGAGCCGAATCGTTAATTTGTTTTAG
- a CDS encoding HAD family hydrolase — MLKAVIFDMDGVIADTNSHHEIAWRKYYELHGRTLSNDEFVEYISGKHNRQIVSHLFPGQDLPLDDVDRLGYEKEALFRELYAPDIKPVPGIPDFLAMLKAHGIKTAVATSAPVENLDFVIDTLQLRPFFDELLHEKLVTRPKPNPEIYLKAMAMLGVSAEDSIVFEDSMTGIRAGRASGAKVVGVATTHSPAELAELTNDVITDFTEMTWERLTKPR, encoded by the coding sequence ATGCTCAAAGCAGTCATCTTCGATATGGACGGCGTCATCGCCGATACCAATTCCCACCACGAAATTGCCTGGCGGAAATACTACGAGCTGCATGGCCGTACGCTCTCAAACGACGAGTTTGTCGAGTACATTTCGGGAAAACACAACCGGCAGATCGTGAGTCACCTGTTTCCAGGGCAGGATCTGCCGCTGGACGACGTCGACCGGCTAGGGTACGAAAAGGAAGCCCTGTTCCGCGAACTCTACGCCCCCGACATCAAGCCCGTGCCGGGTATTCCCGACTTTCTGGCCATGCTGAAAGCGCACGGCATCAAAACCGCCGTGGCGACGTCGGCACCCGTCGAGAACCTTGATTTTGTAATCGATACGCTGCAACTCCGCCCGTTCTTCGACGAACTGTTGCACGAAAAGCTGGTCACGCGCCCCAAACCCAACCCCGAAATTTACCTGAAGGCCATGGCAATGCTGGGCGTTTCGGCCGAAGACTCCATCGTCTTTGAAGACTCGATGACGGGCATCCGGGCGGGGCGGGCGTCGGGCGCTAAAGTCGTCGGTGTCGCCACAACCCACAGCCCGGCCGAGCTCGCCGAACTGACCAACGATGTCATCACCGATTTTACCGAAATGACCTGGGAACGGCTGACCAAGCCGAGGTGA
- a CDS encoding MOSC domain-containing protein, translated as MPANIKDLFTVIPQSGRVTWIGIRPARNVPVTAVSSVRVDANGGLVGDHYSGQSGKRDVTLIQAEHLPVIASFLTGGQPGTLPIDPALLRRNLVVSGINLLALKGQRFSLGDDVVLEYTGECYPCSKMETALGEGGYNALRGHGGITARVVQGGTVQVGDAVNLIK; from the coding sequence ATGCCTGCTAACATTAAAGACCTGTTTACGGTGATTCCGCAGTCCGGTCGGGTAACCTGGATCGGGATTCGCCCGGCGCGGAACGTACCTGTCACGGCCGTTTCATCGGTACGGGTTGATGCGAATGGCGGTCTGGTGGGCGATCACTACAGCGGGCAAAGCGGCAAGCGCGACGTAACGCTGATTCAGGCCGAGCATCTGCCGGTTATTGCGTCGTTCCTGACGGGCGGGCAGCCCGGTACGTTGCCCATTGACCCGGCGCTGCTACGCCGTAACCTGGTGGTGTCGGGTATCAACCTGCTCGCACTGAAAGGACAACGGTTTAGCCTTGGCGATGACGTCGTGCTGGAATACACAGGCGAATGCTATCCCTGCTCAAAGATGGAGACAGCCCTGGGTGAAGGCGGGTACAACGCCCTGCGCGGCCACGGCGGCATCACCGCCCGCGTAGTGCAGGGCGGCACCGTGCAGGTAGGCGATGCGGTCAACTTGATAAAATAA